TACACGATTCCTCTGTAAGACCGATGGAAGCAACTTGAGGCTGACAGTACGTACAACTTGGAATATTGTCGTATTCCATGGGATGATGTGCTTGTCCACATGCAGCCTCTGCGGCGATAATCCCCTCATGACTTGCTTTGTGTGCGAGTTGGGGTCCTGGAACAATATCTCCAATTGCATAGTGATTTGGAATGTTTGTGCGCATGAATTCATCTACCATGATGAATCCGCGCTCAGATGTGACACCGATTTTTTCTAATCCGATTCCTTGCGTATTTGGTATTACTCCAACAGCCATCAGCCCGCAGTCGCCGTTCCATTTTTCAACCGTATCTCCGACCCGGATTGAAGCAGTAAGTGTTTTTCCAGAGACTCGAAGATCTTCGACGGAGGCTCCTGTCTTAATGGTCATTCCTCGCTTTGCAAATACTTTTTCAAGACCTTTGGCAATTTCGCGATCTTCCACCGGTAAAATTTGTGAAGCCATTTCAACGACTGTTACCTGAGTGCCAAGCGTTGAAAAGAAATACGCGAATTCAATACCAATGGCTCCAGCACCGATTACGAGTAATTTTTGAGGTTGTCTTCGATATTCTAGTGCTGTGCGATAGGTATGAAGTACGTCTCCATCGGGCTCTACTCCAGGAATTGGTCGTGGCTTTGCTCCAGTGGCAATAATAATATCTTGATACTCGTAGGTAGTGTTACGTCCCTGCTCGTCTCTCACATGCAGACGATTTCCAGAATCGAGCGTTCCTGTGCCTTTAATAACCTCAATCTTATTCTTCTTCATGAGATAGCTTACGCCGTTCGATAACTTGCCTGCTACCTCTCGTGACCGATTTATCACTTGAGGAAAATCGATTTTAATATCCGATGTTGAGAAGCCGAACTCTTTGGCGTGGCCCATATCGTGGTAGAGCTGGGCCGCCTTCAAAAGAGACTTTGAGGGTATGCATCCCCAGTTGAGACAAACCCCGCCCAAGTCTTCCTTCTCAACGATCGCTACTTTCCGTCCTAGCTGCGACGCTCTGATTGCTGCGACATATCCGCCAGGCCCTGAGCCAAGAACGATGAGGTCTTTTTTCTCACTCGACATTGTCTGCTCCTCTTCTATTGTCTTCTTACGAAGCTCACTTCGTGAAACAATTCAAATAATACTCTTCAAGAAATACTCTGCCGTCTGCTTCTTTGTGTGTGCGAATCAACTGCTGTGTATCCAAACCAGCTGCATTCACTCGCACGCCGGACGTCTTTTCTCCTTGAGCCGGAAAAGCCGTCCGTTCCAGAGAAACAAAGAAGTTCGCTGACGTCGCGTTGAAGGTATATCACGGCTAGGCATCTGCTACAATTCTTGCCTCCTTCCCCTTAACATCCCAGTAATTCACTTTATTTTGGGGGTCTCAGGAGAGGGCAGGTTGCGCCCAGCCTGGAATCAGCCGCTGAGGAACACGGACGGTGATTTCATTCTTCTGGAAGGGGTGAAAAAACGAGAGTTCAATGCACATGAGATGAAGCTCATCGGAGGGTATGCCCCCATAGAATTTGTCTCCAACAATCGGTCCTAAAAATGACGCACAGTGCACCCGGATTTGATGAGTGCGACCAGTAATCGGCATTGCAAGCAAATAAGAGATTGATTGCTTGGAATTTGAAGAGGTCATTGGAGCGATATCTGTGATAGCGCGGGAAGGAGAGTCTTCCTTCGCCTCACGAAGTACGGGATGAAGAGCGTTTCGTCCTATCCCACAGTCTATCCTCACGGGAGACTGCAGCGGGGTATCGCTTTGAATAGCGCACAGATATGACTTCTTCACAAGTCTTCGCTCAAAGAGTCTTTGAAGTGGCTGATGCATCTTGAGGTTAATGCTCATTGGCACTAGACCAGCTGTTGCTGTATCAAGTCGAGACGGCAAATGAACCGACCGTTTATAATGTTTCTCCGCATATGTTTTGAGAGAGAAGCGAGTTTGTTCCTTGTTCGGGTGTGTTGGCAGTCCTGCCGGTTTAAAAAGAATTGCCACGTACTCATCTTCATAAGCAATGAGCTCTGAGTTGAATGATGGATAGAAGTCTTCGGCATGGCAGTAGTCATATCTCGGCTCATAGTATTCAACTATGGAATGCGCTGGAATTGCTTGATCGGTAACAACTCGGGAGCCATTAACGTACAGGCCACCAAAGTTCGCTCGCTCTCGCCAGCTATCCGCTGAAATATGAGGGAGGGTAGATGAGAGGAGGGAGAAGAGCGTTGGGGAGTCGCTCTGTGCAGTAATTCTATGCTTTGAGCTGTAGAGAGCGCCTTCAACGTGAGTAAGTTCACTGCGCGGACGATACAGCGGCTGAGTGAGGAGGGTGCTCGGTTTTTTTCTTCTTATGCTTTTCATAACGATGAATCGTATGAAAGAGGATATCGAGCCTTTCTGCAAGCTCTTCGGTAGGAAGTTCAGGAGATAGAGGCGTGGGCGACTGAAGATGGAAAGCCTCCTCAAGCTTTTGTAAACGCTCGAAGAATTCCTGTGGATAGGTTTCTTTGATTTCATTGCGGGCGAGTTCGAGGCGCTTTTCTCGAATTGCAAGGAGCTTCCTGTATGGACCTTCTTGTTCAGCTCTTACCCCTTCAGGAGCTTCGGCTACGCACATTTCGACGATTGTTCGCGGATTTTGGAGGTCAGCAACATTAAGAGGGCTCATTGAGATCTGGTTGTATTCGTCAATTGCAAGTCCTGAAACGAAGCTATTTGGTAAATCTACCCCTTTCGGAATCGTAAATTCGAGAATGATACCACCTCGATTCTCATCGAGTTTCCAAGTCGCTGGAACTTCTTCTACCTTTTCCGAGGTATGAATGAGACCTTTCACTGAGACCGCTGAATCCAGGTGAGGGATAAAGACCTTTGTCGGTGTCTGTGCTCCAGCTATCGGTACAGAGAGAGCGATGAATATGAATATTGGGATCCAGAACCGTATCATTACTTATCCCCCCTTAGAAGTTCTGCAAGTTGTTTGAGGCGACTACTTGCATAATCAAGGCTTGTGAGCTTCCCCTCGAGCAGTTTTGCGTTATGTGCGATTTGAAGGAGCTCAAGAGAGGGGCTTTGTGCATCGACTTCTTTTGAATTCATCTGTAAATCTTGTTCTGTTTCCTGGCAGGCTTGCAGCTTCCAGAAATACCGGGAACGCCATATTTTCCCATCAGCATCAGTAATGGAGAATCTGTATACGATTCCGGCACGCGGACTGGCTACCGTGAGAGAGAATACGTGCTCATCGTAGCGGTTATAGGACGTGCGTTCAGCTACCGCATGGAGGAGCTCACCGTCTTTGATGATTTCAACTTCGACAGTGCTGGGAGCTGTCTTTAGTCCTTGAATCGTTACCTCTAAGTGTGTCCCAGTTCCATAAGAGCCGAGTGAAACTCTTCGCATATCATGGATAAATCGATACTGCTCAGCATGTACATTTCCGCAGCAGATTCCGATTAGGACAAATAGGACACTGAATTTCCAATGAATTGATTTCATGATGTGTATTGTATTCATGGGAGGGCCCTCCATTGAGCAATCTCTCCTGTAATTTCATTTTTCAGCTCTCCTTCAAGAGCTCCGTCTACTACTGTTCCAGATAGAGAGAGGATCATTCCCTGCGATACGACTCTTAGCGAATTGTTGTTTGGCGGAGTTTGAGAAAGATCAACTACCACTGGATGAAATCCGTGAATCCCGAGAGATATAATCAGTTGTGAGGATCCGTTAAGTGCAATAATTGAGAAAGTTGTCTTAGAATTCGAGTCAGGGAAATGAAGAGTTCCTGCATAGAGACCAGCTGGCAGGTAAGGGAAGGTAACGAGAGGTTCTTTTGCATCTCCTAAAATACTGCCCTCTTCTGATGTGTTAGGGTCACTCACTTCTTTCGTCGCCACAACGGCTTCACTTGCAACGAGAGAGCTTTTTGTCTCCTTCTGTTTTGTCACCCCGTGAGAGTGTTCGACGGCTGAATCCTTTAAGAGGAAGGACGCCCCATAGAGGGCTGCGCCGCTTATGAGGAGCGCTACGATCAGCTTTATGCGTGAGCGTGATTTTCTTGTTTGCCTCCGTTTGCGTCCAGAAGAAAAGACCTCTTTTTGTTGTTTCGGCTTAGTGGTTTGAGGTGAAGTACTTGGAGTTTCTCGATTGGCATCAAGGTATGCGCGTG
This genomic stretch from bacterium harbors:
- the lpdA gene encoding dihydrolipoyl dehydrogenase, with amino-acid sequence MSSEKKDLIVLGSGPGGYVAAIRASQLGRKVAIVEKEDLGGVCLNWGCIPSKSLLKAAQLYHDMGHAKEFGFSTSDIKIDFPQVINRSREVAGKLSNGVSYLMKKNKIEVIKGTGTLDSGNRLHVRDEQGRNTTYEYQDIIIATGAKPRPIPGVEPDGDVLHTYRTALEYRRQPQKLLVIGAGAIGIEFAYFFSTLGTQVTVVEMASQILPVEDREIAKGLEKVFAKRGMTIKTGASVEDLRVSGKTLTASIRVGDTVEKWNGDCGLMAVGVIPNTQGIGLEKIGVTSERGFIMVDEFMRTNIPNHYAIGDIVPGPQLAHKASHEGIIAAEAACGQAHHPMEYDNIPSCTYCQPQVASIGLTEESCKEKGIKYKVGKIPFSAIGKAIAIGEPEGMIKVLIDQEIGEVLGVHILHSEATELIAEAAIIRSHEGIAASVKQTIHPHPTLSESMMEAMAAAMGEPINF
- a CDS encoding RluA family pseudouridine synthase, giving the protein MQFEKSASNSPAMKSKKPIHRNSSSVYKSLRRLSIFSRPRLYLLNFLPKSLQKGSISSFIRFIVMKSIRRKKPSTLLTQPLYRPRSELTHVEGALYSSKHRITAQSDSPTLFSLLSSTLPHISADSWRERANFGGLYVNGSRVVTDQAIPAHSIVEYYEPRYDYCHAEDFYPSFNSELIAYEDEYVAILFKPAGLPTHPNKEQTRFSLKTYAEKHYKRSVHLPSRLDTATAGLVPMSINLKMHQPLQRLFERRLVKKSYLCAIQSDTPLQSPVRIDCGIGRNALHPVLREAKEDSPSRAITDIAPMTSSNSKQSISYLLAMPITGRTHQIRVHCASFLGPIVGDKFYGGIPSDELHLMCIELSFFHPFQKNEITVRVPQRLIPGWAQPALS